In a single window of the Euwallacea fornicatus isolate EFF26 chromosome 5, ASM4011564v1, whole genome shotgun sequence genome:
- the LOC136339016 gene encoding uncharacterized protein, producing MINNKLILASALLACFVYTVYADAPDAAAQLINRHSKELIEECEKEIGTTVQEVQNASDNDEKKMCFHKCLITKDGFISTDGAINIEHIKEYFSSNAKKPKNVDAVISCLEAIGRINSCQEMSKMKTCFKQ from the exons atgatcaataaCAAGTTGATATTGGCTAGTGCCCTTTTAGCGTGCTTTGTATACACG GTTTACGCCGATGCACCAGATGCTGCAGCTCAATTAATAAATCGACATTCCAAGGAATTGATCGAGGAATGTGAGAAAGAAATTGGTACAACTGTACAAGAAGTACAGAATGCCAGCGACAATGATGAGAAGAAGATGTGCTTCCATAAATGCCTCATCACTAAAGACGGGTTCATTAGCACCGACGGAGCAATCAATATTGAGCATatcaaa GAATATTTTTCCTCAAATGCAAAAAAACCTAAGAATGTCGATGCTGTAATATCGTGTTTGGAGGCCATTGGTCGCATCAATTCTTGCCAAGAAATGTCCAAAATGAAAACCTGCTTTAAGCAATAG